DNA from Sulfitobacter albidus:
CCTGCGCGCGCTGACGCCCGTGCGCCGCCAGCAGGCCCCCTCGGATGAGCTGCGCCTGCGCCTCAATGAGCCGGAAAAGACCGCCGAAGCGTTGCAGATCGTGCGCGGTCTGGCGCAGCCGGTGCAAACGCTCACCGGGGTGGGGGCCAACGACATCGAAGTTTCCGCCACTGACGGCATCCTTACCATCGTGCTGTCGGAGGCCGAGAAATCCGCCACCGACGAGCGCACGATGCAGCAATCGCTCGAAATCATCCGCCGCCGTATCGACGAGGTCGGCACGCGCGAGCCGACGATCCAGCGTCAGGGCACCGACCGTATCCTCATCCAGGTGCCGGGCATCGGCTCGGCGGCTGAGCTGAAGGCGATCATCGGCACGACCGCGCAGCTGACGTTCAGCCCCGTGGTGCGCCGCACCAATGATGGCTCAGACAACGCAGGGATCGGGAATGAAACGATTCCCTCGCTCGACGAGCCGGGCGTGTTCTACGTCATCGAAAGCGCCCCCGTCGTGACCGGCGAAGAGCTGGTCGATGCGCAGCCCGCGTTTGACCAGAACGGCAACCCGGCGGTGAACTTCCGGTTCAACACCACTGGCGCGCGCAAATTCGGGGATTACACGGCCGAGAATATCGGCGCGCCCTTTGCCATCGTGCTCGACGACGAGGTGGTAAGCGCCCCCACGATCCAGAGCCATATTCCAGGCGGATCGGGCATCATCACGGGGAATTTCACGGTCGAGGAATCGACGCGGCTTGCCGTGCTGTTGCGCGCGGGCGCGCTGCCCGCCGAGCTGGACTTCCTCGAAGAGCGCACCATCGGCCCCGAGCTGGGCCAGGACAGCATCGACGCAGGCAAGGTGGCCACCATCGTGGCCTTTGTCGCCGTGCTGTTTTTCATGTTCGCCAGCTACGGGCTGTTCGGGATTTTCGCCAATGTGGCCCTGATCGTGAACGTCGGGCTGCTGTTCGGGCTGCTCAGCCTCATCGGCGCCACGCTGACCCTGCCGGGCATCGCGGGCATCGTGCTGACCGTCGGCATGGCGGTGGACGCAAACGTGCTGATCTTCGAGCGGATCCGCGAAGAGGCGAAATCGGCCAAGGGGCCGGCGCGCGCGATCCAGCTTGGCTATGAAAAGGCGCTCAGCGCGATCCTTGACGCCAACATCACGACGTTCATCACCGCCGTGATCCTCTTTGCCATGGGGTCTGGCCCGGTGCGCGGGTTCGCGATTACGCTGGGCATCGGCATTGTAACTTCCGTCTTCACCGCGATTTTCGTCACACGCCTGATGGTCGTGATCTGGTACGAACGCCGCCGCCCCAAAACAATCGAGATTTGATATGCGCCTGAGACTGGTCAAACAGAATACGAATTTCGATTTCTTCAACCGTTGGAAGATGTGGCTGGGGATCTCCGGCATCATGATGGTGGTGGCGCTGGTGTCGTTCCTGTTGCAGGGGCTGAACTTCGGCATCGACTTCCGCGGCGGCACGACGATCCGCACCGAAAGCCCGCTGCCGGTCGAAATCGGCCTGTACCGCGATGCCATCGCGCCGCTGGAGCTAGGCGATATTTCGATCACCGAAGTGTTCGATCCGCAGTTCCGTGACGACCAAAACGTGGCGATGATCCGCATTCAGGCCCAGGACGGGCAGGAGGCGGTCACGACGGATGTGATCGAAGCGGTCGAGGCAGCGCTGGTCAAGGTGCGCCCGGACATCAAGTTCGTGTCGGTCGAATCCGTGGGGCCAAAGGTGTCGGGGGAGCTGATCAATACCGCGATCATCGCCGTCGCCTTGGCGATCGGGGCGGTCCTGATCTACATCTGGCTGCGGTTCGAATGGCAGTTCGCCGCCGGTGCCGTGCTGGCGCTGGTGCACGATGTCGTCCTGACCATCGGCGTCTTTTCGGAGCTTCAGATCCGGTTCGATCTCGCGATCATCGCGGCCTTGCTGACAATCGTGGGTTATTCGCTGAACGACACCGTGGTAGTTTTTGACCGGGTCCGCGAGAACCTGCGCAAATACAAGAAACGCCCGCTGAAAGAAGTGCTTAACGTCTCGATCAACGAAACGCTGAGCCGGACCTTCATGACCTCGGTCACGACACTGCTGGCGCTGATTTCGCTGTTTGTGCTGGGTGGGGACGTCATTCGCGGCTTTGTCTTTGCGATGATCTGGGGTGTGATCGTGGGCACCTATTCGTCGATCTTCGTGGCCACGGCGGCGCTGCTGTATTTCGGGGTCAAGCGGGACTGGTCCAAGCCCGACGCGAACGCTGGCAACCAATACGCCAATATCGATGCCTGAAACGCTGATCGCAGCTCTGGCGGTGCCGGGGCTGCATTGGCTGGTTCTGGCGGTCTTTGTCGCGGGGCTGGTGCGCGGCTTTGCGGGATTTGGCTCTGCGATGATCATCATGCCGGTGGCGTCCTCGGTGCTCAGCCCGGTGGAGGCGGTGATTTTCCTTGTCGCGGCTGAGCTGATCGGCCCGCTGCCCAACCTGCGGTCCGCATGGCGCGAGGGCGCGCCGCGTGACGTAGGCCTGCTGATCGCGGGCGCCGTGCTGGCGTTGCCCTTTGGGGTCTGGATGCTCAGCGTGATGCAGCCCGCTGCCTTTGGCTGGATCGTCTCAATGACCGTGCTCGCCCTGCTGGGGCTGATGATGACGGGCTGGCGCCTGCGCGGCGCGCTCACCCGGCGGCTGACGATCTTCACCGGCGCCGTGGGCGGCTGGATGACCGGTTTTGCGGGCATCCCCGGACCGCCTGTCATCATGCTGTACATGGCGTCGACGCTGCCGATCTCGGTCATTCGGGCGAATTTTCTGCTCTATCTTCTGGCGCTCGACCTGCTGCTGGTGCCGCTGCTGTGGATCCTCGGGCTGATGAACTGGTCGATCGCCGTGCTGGGCCTTTTGGTAGGCATCCCCAACCTTGTGGCCAACGTCATCGGCGCGCGCCTGTTCGATCCGGGCGCGGAGCGACTTTTCCGCAGCGTGGCCTATATCGTCATCGCGGCGTCGGCTATCATCGGCCTGCCGATCTGGAAGGGGTGAACACATGCGATTGAACGAAGTGGTCTTTAACGACGCCAAACCGGTCGAGGGGTATGGCCCGGGCTTTTTCCGCATCGGGGGGCAGGTGATCCACGGCCCTGTCATCACGGCGCAGACGGGGACGCAGACGTGGGGCGGGCTTGGCGATACCGACCCTCTGGTGGCCCTTGCCGGTCAGACGGACGTGATTTTCATCGGCACCGGGGCCGAGATCGCGCATCTGCCGCCCGAGATGATCGCGACCCTGGAAGCGGCCGGTGTGGGGGTCGAGGCGATGGCCTCCCCGGCGGCGGCACGCACCTACAACGTGCTGCTGAGCGAGGGGCGGCGCGTGGCGCTGGCCCTGTTGCCGATCTAGGTGAGCCTGCGGCTGAGAGATGTGGCCGTCGCGCGCGGCGGCGTGCCGGTGCTCAGCGGTGTCAACCTGCGGGTGGAACCGGGTAACACGCTGATCCTGCGCGGCCCCAATGGTGCGGGCAAGACGACGCTGCTGCGCACCATCGCCGGGCTGCAACCCCCGCTGACGGGGCGGATCGCCGGGGCAGAGGATACCGTCGCTTACGCGGGCCACGCCGACGGGCTAAAGGCGATGCTGAGCGTCGCGGAAAACCTGTCGTTCTGGGCGCGCATCTACGGGCAGCATGATATCGGTGCGGCGCTGGATGCCTATCACCTGACGCAGCTACAGGACCGGCTGGCGGGCTCGCTTTCGGCGGGGCAGAAACGCCGCGCGGGGCTGGCGCGGTTGCTGGTGACAGGGCGGCCCCTGTGGGTGATGGATGAACCCACGGTGTCGCTGGACCGCGAGGCCGTGGGGTGGTTTGCGGATTGTTTGCGCGCGCATCTGGCGGGCGGTGGCATGGCGGTGATCGCCACCCACATTGATCTGGGCCTTGAGGCGACGGTATTCGACATCACCGATCTGCGTGCCGCCCCCACCGAATTGCTGGGCGCCAGCGACGAGGCGTTCCTGTGATCGCGCTGCTGGTGCGGGATCTGCGGCTGGCGCTGCGCGCGGGCGGCGGCTTTGGTCTGGGTCTTGCGTTCTTTTTGATCCTCACGGTGCTGGTGCCCTTCAGCGTCGGCCCGCAAAGCACGCTTTTATCGACCATCGCACCGGGCGTGCTGTGGCTGGGCGCGTTGCTGGCGTGTCTTTTGTCGCTCGACCGGCTGCTGGCGCTGGATTATGAGGACGGCACGCTGGATGTGCTGGCCACCGCTCCGCTGCCGTTGGAGGCCGCACTGGCGGTCAAGGGCGTGGCCCATTGGATCACCACGGGCCTGCCGCTGGTGGTGGCCGCCCCCGCGCTTGGCGTGTTGCTGAACCTGCCCGCGCAGGGGTATGGCTGGCTGGTGGTCTCGCTGGCGCTCGGCACGCCCGCGTTGTCGATGATCGGCACCTTCGGTGCGGCGCTGACGGTGGGGATCAAACGCGGCGGACTGCTGTTGTCGCTTCTGGTGCTGCCGCTTTACGTGCCGACGCTGATTTTCGGCGCCGAGGCCGCGCGCCGGGGGGCTGTGGGCATGAGCGTCGAGACGCCGCTGATCCTGCTGGCGGGGATCTCGCTGGGCTGCGTGGCGCTCTTGCCCTTTGCCGCCGCCGCCGCGCTGCGGATGACGATCAGGTGAGCGACGCTTTGTCCATTGAGCCTGCGCTGGCGGAGCATTAGATACCCCTCATGTCGATCTGGGAATACGCAAATCCGGTCAGGTTTCTGGCCCTGAGCGCCAAGGTGCAGCCCTATGCCTGGGGTCTTGCCGCCGTGGGGATTGTCGTGGGCCTTGTCTGGGGCTTTTTCGGCACGCCGGATGATTTCCGGCAGGGATCGACGGTCAAGATCATCTATTTGCACGTGCCCTCCGCCTGGATCGCGATCAACGCGTGGATCATGATGCTGGTCGCCTCGCTCATTTGGCTGGTGCGGCGGCACCACGTCAGCGCGCTGGCCGCCAAGGCGGCGGCACCCGTGGGGCTCGTGATGACGGTGATCGGCCTGCTGACCGGCGCGATCTGGGGCCAGCCCATGTGGGGGACGTGGTGGGCGTGGGATCCGCGGCTGACCTCGTTCCTGATCCTGTTTCTGTTCTATCTGGGCTACATCGCGCTTTGGGCGGCGATTGACGATCCCGACACCGCTGCCGATCTGACATCTGTGCTGTGCCTCGTCGGGTCGGTCTTTGCGCTGATGTCGCGCTACGCGGTGTTGTTCTGGAGCCAGGGATTGCATCAGGGCGCGAGCCTGAGCCTCGACAAGGAAGAGAACATCTCTGACGTGTTCTGGCTGCCGCTTGTGATCTGCATCGCGGGCTTCACGCTGCTGTTTCTGGCGCTGGTGCTTTACCGAACGGGCACTGAGATCGCGCTGCGCCGGGCGCGCGCGCTGACGGCCCGGCAGGAGCGGGTGGCATGATGCCGGATCTGGGAAAATACGCGGGCGAAGTGCTGAGCGCCTACGGGATCTCGCTGGCGCTGATTGCGGTGTTGCTGATCGTGACCCTGCGCGCCGGGCGCCGGGCGCGTGCGGCGCTGAAACACATCGAACGGGAAGGGAGCCCGGATGCCTAAATTAAGCCCCCTCATGATCGCCCCGCCGCTGATCTTTGCCGCCTTTGTCGGGCTGGCCGCAGTCGGGATGTACCGCGATGACCCCGACGCGCTGCCCTCGACCCTTGTGGGGCGCGCGGCCCCCGCCGTGCCCGAACGCGCGCTCAGCGATTTCCCGCAAGCCAGCGACGCCATGCTGGCAAGCGGGGAGGTGACGCTGGTGAACTTCTGGGCCAGCTGGTGCCCGCCCTGCCGGGCAGAGCATCCGCGCCTTTTGCGCATGGAGGCCGAAGGCATCCCCATCGTCGGCATCAATTTCAAGGATACCGAAGGGGCGGCCTCGCAATACTTGCGTGAGGATGACAACCCGTTTGTCGGCGTGGGGTTCGACCCGCAGGGGCGTACCGCAATCGAATGGGGGGTGACGGCGCCGCCAGAGACGTTCATCGTCGGCGCCGATGGCACGGTCCTTTACCGCTTTGCCGGGCCGCTGGTGGGCAGCGCCTATGAGCAGCGGTTTCTGCCCGCGCTTGAAAAAGCGCAGGCAGAGGCGGGCGGCTAGAGGAACGACAGCCCCAGCGAGATGATCACACCGCTGATCACCAGATGGATCACGCAAAAGCCCATGATATCCTTGGCGCGCAGGCCCGCGATGCCGAGGATGGGCAGTGCCCAGAACGGCTGCACCATGTTCGTCCACGCATCGCCCCAGGCCACGGCCATCGACGCCTTGGCAAAATCAACGCCAAGCGCTTCGGCAGCGGGCAGGATCACGGGCGCCTGTACGGCCCATTGACCACCCCCGAGGGCACAAAGAAGTTCACGATGCCCGCCGACAGGAAGGCAAAGAACGGCAACGTCGCCTCAGAGGCGAGGTTGACCAGCCCGGTCGAGACGGTCGCGGCCAACCCGGTTTCGACCATGATCGCCATGATGCCCGCGTAGAACGGAAACTGGATCACGATCCCCGCGCCGCCCTTCACCGCATCGGTGAGCGAATTGAGCAGGTTGCGCGGCGTGCCGTGCAGTAGGATCGCCAGCGTCAGAAAGACAAAGTTGATGACGTTCAGCGACAATCCGTTCCCGGCCATGAAATACTGGATCAGCCAGGCCACACCGGCGGCTCCGATCAACATTGACAGCACCGGCGTCGTCTCCAGCCACTCGGCGGGGGTGCGGTTTTCGGGAACCTCGGGGGCGTCCTCTTTCAGCAGGGCTGGGTCGATGTAAATGCTGTCCTCCTCCTTGGGCAGCATGCCGCGATTGACCAGCGGCACCGCGATAAACAGCGCCACCACGATGGCGAGGTTGAAGGGGCTAAAGATCGTCTCGGACGTGGGAATGATGCCCGTGATATCGGCAAAGGGATGCCCTTCGGTAGCGATCGACAACGGGACGGAGCCCGCCAGACCGCCGTGCCAGACGATGAAGCCTGAATAGGCGGAAGCCACCAGCAGGCGGTAATCAACGCGCACCAGCCGCGCGAGCTCCTTGGCGAACAGTGCTCCGACCACAAGGCCAAAGCCCCAGTTGATCCAGCTCGCCGCAAGCGAGACGAAGCTCACCAGCAGGATCGCGCCACCGGGGGAGGTGGCCATGCCCGCAAGCGTGGCAAGCCCGCGTTTCACCAGCGGGGTCGAGGCCATCATATAGCCCGTGACCAGCACCAGCAGCATCTGCATGGCAAATTGCAACAGCGCCCAGAAGCCATCGCCCCAGGCGGTGACCACTTCCATCGGGCTGGACCCCTGCACGGCCATGGCGGCCACGGCGGCGATCAGGGTGAGGGCGGTGACAAAAACGAACGGGTCGGGCAGATATCGGTCGACGATCCGCACCATGGGGCGGGAAATTGCGTTGAGCATGAAGATCCTCCTCTGATACTCGAATTGTAGCGCTTGCGCGTCAATTGCCCAGGGACATGCCGGAAATTATCAATAATCGCAAACAGGTTTGCAAAACCCCTATAAACGGTAGCCGCCAGAAACGGTTATGATCTCTCCGGTGATCCAGCGCGCGGCGTCCGAGGCGAGGAATCGCACCACGGGTGCAATGTCTTCGGGCACGCCGATGCGCCCCAGCGCCGTCATCTCGACGAATTTTGCAGTGAGCGCTGCGGGGCGTTCGTTTTCGGGGGTGTTGATGCCCCCCGGCGCCACGGCATTCACGCGGATGCCCCGCGCGCCCAGCTCGCGGGCCATGCCCCGGGTCCAAGTATTGAGCGCGGCTTTGCTCGCTGAATAGCTGCTCGCGCCAAGGGCCGGCAGCACGGCGTTCACCGAAGAGACGCTGATGACCCGCGCGCCGGGGCGCAGATGGGGCAGGGCCGCACGCAAAAGCGCCGCAGGGGCGGCAGTGTTGACGGCGTGATTGCGCCCGTCGTCCTCTTCGTCGGTCAGCAGGGCGCCCGCGTTGTTGACGATCACGTCAAGCTGCCCATGACGGGCGATGATCTCTTCCACGATGTGCGCAGGTGCGTCCGGGTCGGTGAGGTCAGCCCGGATCGCGTGCACCTCAGGGTACGCGGCCAGCAGCGCGTCGGGCGGGGTGCTGTTGTAGGTGATGACCACGGTGCAATCCCCGGCAAAGGCGTCGGCGATGGCGCGCCCGATGCCACGGGCCGCACCTGTAATCAAAACGACGTCTTTCATCATGGCCCTCCGTTTCCGCCAAGCTGCGCATAAAAAAGCCCGCGCCACAATCGGCGGCGCGGGCTTTTGTCTTGTTTGGGCGGGCTTACTCCGCCGCGACGCTCTTGTTGGCCAGATCGCGCAGCACGTAGTGTAGCACGCCGCCGTGCTCGATGTATTCGATCTCGATCGCGGTATCGATGCGGCACTTGAGGGTGATTTCCTTCACAGTGCCATCGGCCATGGTGATGGTGCAGGGCACCTCCTGCAACGGTTTGATCGTGTCGAGGCCCGAGATGCTGACGGTTTCTTCCCCCGTCAGACCCAGTGATTTGCGGGTGTCGCCATTGGTGAACTCAAACGGGATCACGCCCATGCCAACGAGGTTCGAGCGGTGGATGCGCTCGAAATTCTCGGCAATCACCGCGCGCACGCCCAAGAGCGCCGTGCCCTTTGCCGCCCAGTCGCGCGAGGAGCCTGCGCCGTATTGCTCACCGCCAAAGATCACCAGCGGCGTGCCGTTTTCCTGGTGCTTCATCGCGGCATCGAAGATCGACGTCTGTTCGCCATCCGGCCCCTTGGTATAGCCGCCCTCGACCCCGTCGAGCATCTCGTTGCGGATGCGGATGTTGGCGAAGGTGCCGCGCATCATGACCTCGTGGTTACCCCGGCGCGAGCCATAGGAGTTGAACTCACGCGGGGAGACCTGCCGGTCGGTCAGATACTTGCCCGCCGGTGTGGTTTCCTTGAACGAGCCCGCGGGCGAGATGTGGTCAGTCGTGATCATATCGCCCAGCACGGCCAGCACCTTGGCACCCTCGATGTTGGTGATCGTGCCCGGCTCGGGGGACATGCCCTGGAAATAGGGCGGGTTTTGCACGTAGGTCGATTGCGGCGGCCAGTCGTAGGTCTTGGCGTCGGTGGTCTCGACCTCCTGCCATTTGTCGTCGCCTTTGAATACATCGGCGTATTTCGATTGGAAACTCTCGCGCGTG
Protein-coding regions in this window:
- the secD gene encoding protein translocase subunit SecD; the protein is MLQIGLFKRIAIVLTCVAGLLLAMPNAFYTVVEGHNDAVQEIEQAGSTAALEAQRDLWPEWLPSGLVNLGLDLRGGAHLLAEVRVQDVYAARLEAMWPEVRDSLRALTPVRRQQAPSDELRLRLNEPEKTAEALQIVRGLAQPVQTLTGVGANDIEVSATDGILTIVLSEAEKSATDERTMQQSLEIIRRRIDEVGTREPTIQRQGTDRILIQVPGIGSAAELKAIIGTTAQLTFSPVVRRTNDGSDNAGIGNETIPSLDEPGVFYVIESAPVVTGEELVDAQPAFDQNGNPAVNFRFNTTGARKFGDYTAENIGAPFAIVLDDEVVSAPTIQSHIPGGSGIITGNFTVEESTRLAVLLRAGALPAELDFLEERTIGPELGQDSIDAGKVATIVAFVAVLFFMFASYGLFGIFANVALIVNVGLLFGLLSLIGATLTLPGIAGIVLTVGMAVDANVLIFERIREEAKSAKGPARAIQLGYEKALSAILDANITTFITAVILFAMGSGPVRGFAITLGIGIVTSVFTAIFVTRLMVVIWYERRRPKTIEI
- the secF gene encoding protein translocase subunit SecF; the protein is MRLRLVKQNTNFDFFNRWKMWLGISGIMMVVALVSFLLQGLNFGIDFRGGTTIRTESPLPVEIGLYRDAIAPLELGDISITEVFDPQFRDDQNVAMIRIQAQDGQEAVTTDVIEAVEAALVKVRPDIKFVSVESVGPKVSGELINTAIIAVALAIGAVLIYIWLRFEWQFAAGAVLALVHDVVLTIGVFSELQIRFDLAIIAALLTIVGYSLNDTVVVFDRVRENLRKYKKRPLKEVLNVSINETLSRTFMTSVTTLLALISLFVLGGDVIRGFVFAMIWGVIVGTYSSIFVATAALLYFGVKRDWSKPDANAGNQYANIDA
- a CDS encoding sulfite exporter TauE/SafE family protein, which produces MPETLIAALAVPGLHWLVLAVFVAGLVRGFAGFGSAMIIMPVASSVLSPVEAVIFLVAAELIGPLPNLRSAWREGAPRDVGLLIAGAVLALPFGVWMLSVMQPAAFGWIVSMTVLALLGLMMTGWRLRGALTRRLTIFTGAVGGWMTGFAGIPGPPVIMLYMASTLPISVIRANFLLYLLALDLLLVPLLWILGLMNWSIAVLGLLVGIPNLVANVIGARLFDPGAERLFRSVAYIVIAASAIIGLPIWKG
- a CDS encoding Mth938-like domain-containing protein, which produces MRLNEVVFNDAKPVEGYGPGFFRIGGQVIHGPVITAQTGTQTWGGLGDTDPLVALAGQTDVIFIGTGAEIAHLPPEMIATLEAAGVGVEAMASPAAARTYNVLLSEGRRVALALLPI
- the ccmA gene encoding heme ABC exporter ATP-binding protein CcmA, giving the protein MSLRLRDVAVARGGVPVLSGVNLRVEPGNTLILRGPNGAGKTTLLRTIAGLQPPLTGRIAGAEDTVAYAGHADGLKAMLSVAENLSFWARIYGQHDIGAALDAYHLTQLQDRLAGSLSAGQKRRAGLARLLVTGRPLWVMDEPTVSLDREAVGWFADCLRAHLAGGGMAVIATHIDLGLEATVFDITDLRAAPTELLGASDEAFL
- the ccmB gene encoding heme exporter protein CcmB, producing the protein MIALLVRDLRLALRAGGGFGLGLAFFLILTVLVPFSVGPQSTLLSTIAPGVLWLGALLACLLSLDRLLALDYEDGTLDVLATAPLPLEAALAVKGVAHWITTGLPLVVAAPALGVLLNLPAQGYGWLVVSLALGTPALSMIGTFGAALTVGIKRGGLLLSLLVLPLYVPTLIFGAEAARRGAVGMSVETPLILLAGISLGCVALLPFAAAAALRMTIR
- a CDS encoding heme ABC transporter permease; its protein translation is MSIWEYANPVRFLALSAKVQPYAWGLAAVGIVVGLVWGFFGTPDDFRQGSTVKIIYLHVPSAWIAINAWIMMLVASLIWLVRRHHVSALAAKAAAPVGLVMTVIGLLTGAIWGQPMWGTWWAWDPRLTSFLILFLFYLGYIALWAAIDDPDTAADLTSVLCLVGSVFALMSRYAVLFWSQGLHQGASLSLDKEENISDVFWLPLVICIAGFTLLFLALVLYRTGTEIALRRARALTARQERVA
- the ccmD gene encoding heme exporter protein CcmD, giving the protein MMPDLGKYAGEVLSAYGISLALIAVLLIVTLRAGRRARAALKHIEREGSPDA
- a CDS encoding DsbE family thiol:disulfide interchange protein; this encodes MPKLSPLMIAPPLIFAAFVGLAAVGMYRDDPDALPSTLVGRAAPAVPERALSDFPQASDAMLASGEVTLVNFWASWCPPCRAEHPRLLRMEAEGIPIVGINFKDTEGAASQYLREDDNPFVGVGFDPQGRTAIEWGVTAPPETFIVGADGTVLYRFAGPLVGSAYEQRFLPALEKAQAEAGG
- a CDS encoding SDR family NAD(P)-dependent oxidoreductase, translated to MKDVVLITGAARGIGRAIADAFAGDCTVVITYNSTPPDALLAAYPEVHAIRADLTDPDAPAHIVEEIIARHGQLDVIVNNAGALLTDEEDDGRNHAVNTAAPAALLRAALPHLRPGARVISVSSVNAVLPALGASSYSASKAALNTWTRGMARELGARGIRVNAVAPGGINTPENERPAALTAKFVEMTALGRIGVPEDIAPVVRFLASDAARWITGEIITVSGGYRL